GGGTAATTAGTACTACTCGACTTTAGTGTTACCACTTTTACATCTGTAGCCTATCAACGTCATCGTCTCTGACGACCCTTAAAAGAATACTCATCTCGTGGAAGGTTTCACGCTTAGATGCTTTCAGCGTTTATCCTGGCCGGACGTAGCTACTCTGCACTGCACCTGGCGGCACAACAGATACACCAGCGGTCCGTACGACCCGGTCCTCTCGTACTAAGGTCATGTCCACTCAATATTCTAACGCCCATCACAGATAGGGACCGAACTGTCTTGCGACGTTCTGAACCCAGTTCACGTGCCACTTTAATCGGCGAACAGCCGAACCCTTGGGACCTTCTCCAGCCCCAGGATGTGACGAACCGACATCGAGGTGCCAAACCTCCCCGTCGATATGAGCTCTTGGGGGAGATCAGCCTGTTATCCCCGGAGTACCTTTTATCCTTTGAGCGATGGCCCTTCCATGCAGAACCACCGGATCACTTTAGCCGTCTTTCGACCCTGCTCGACGTGTCTGTCTCACAGTCAAGCTCCCTTATACTAATGCGCTCTGCGTACGATTACCAACCGTACTGAGGGAACCTTTGCAAGCCTCCGTTACTTTTTAGGAGGCGACCACCCCAGTCAAACTACCCACCATGCACTGTTTCCCGTCAGGGATTAGACTCTAAGCAAACAAAGGTTGGTATTTCAACGACCGCTCCACGGCACCTGGCGGCACCGCTTCAAAGCGTCCCAACTATTCTACACATTGTTTGCTCAAAATCAATGCAAAGTTGTAGTGAAGGTTCACGGGGTCTTTCCGTCCCGTGACGGGTAACCGGCATCTTCACCGATACTACAATTTCGCCGGGCTCGCGGAGGAGACAGTGTTCAACTCATTAGACCATTCGTGCAGGTCGGAACTTACCCGACAAGGAATTTCGCTACCTTAGGACCGTTATAGTTACGGCCGCCGTTTACTGGGGCTTCAGTCAGAAGCTTTGGCTTGCGCCGAACATCCTTCCTTAACCTTCCAGCACCGGGCAGGTATCAGGCTCTATACGTCATCTTACGATTTTGCAGGGCCCTGTGTTTTTGTTAAACAGTTGGTTGAACCATTTTACTGAGACCACATCACTGTGGTACGCTTTATCCCGAAGTTACAGCGTCAATTTGCCTAGTTCCTTCTCCGCGGCTCACCCGAGCACCTTAGGCTATTCGCCTCGACTACCTGTGTCGGTTTGCGGTACGGGCCGCTCTAGCCATGCCTTAGAGGTTTTTCTCGGCAGTTTGATTAGGACCACTATCACTTTGTCCGAAGACTCAGTGTACTATCACGTTCGCCATCCCGTCCGGATTTACCTGGACAGAATATAACTACACGCTTTAACGGGAACATCCGTTGCCCCGCGGGTCTTTCACTACTGCGTCACCCCATCGAAACTAGAGTGGGTACTGGAATATTAACCAGTTTTCCATCAGCTGCCCCTTTCGGGTTTGCCTAAGGACCCGACTAACCCTGATCCGATTAACGTTGATCAGGAACCCTTAGTCTTACGGTGAAGTAGTTTTTCACTACTTTTATCGCTACTTATGCCTACATTTTCTTTTCTGAACGCTCCAGCATACGTCGCCGTACACCTTCGACGCTGTTCAGAATGCTCCCCTACCGAATACCATCCTAGATGGCATCTTAGAGCTTCGGTGGTATGTTTGATGCCCGATTATTTTCCGTGCAGGACCTCTCGACCAGTGAGCTGTTACGCACTCTTTAAATGAATGGCTGCTTCCAAGCCAACATCCTGGCTGTTATAGAAGTCCCACCTCGTTTGATCAACTTAACATACGCTTAGGGACCTTAGCTGCTAATCTGGGTTATTTCCCTCTCGGCCACGGATCTTAGCACCCGCAGCCTCACTCCCGGAGATATTTACTAGCATTCGGAGTTTGTCAGGGTTTGGTAGGCGGTGAAGCCCCCTAGCCCAATCAGTAGCTCTACCTCTAGTAAATGTCTATATCCGAGGCTGTTCCTAAAAACATTTCGGGGAGAACGAGCTATCTCTCAGTTTGATTGGCCTTTCACCCCTATCCACAGGTCATCCCATAGCTTTTCAACGCTAATGAGTTCGGTCCTCCAGTGTGTGTTACCACACCTTCAACCTGCCCATGGATAGATCACAAAGTTTCGCGTCTACCCCCACTGACTAGTCGCCCTGTTCGGACTCGCTTTCGCTACGGCTCCGTTACTGAAGAACTTAACCTCGCCAGTGAGGAGTAACTCGTAGGCTCATTATGCAAAAGGCACGCCGTCACCCGTTGCCAGGCTCCGACCGCTTGTAGGCGTACGGTTTCAGGTACTATTTCACTCCCTTGTTTAGGGTGCTTTTCACCTTTCCCTTACGGTACTGGTTCACTATCGGTCTCTCAGGAGTATTTAGCCTTACCGGATGGTGCCGGCAGATTCAGGCAGGATTCCTCCGGTCCCGCCTTACTCAGGATACCGCTCGTCCCCAATTATTTATGCCTACAGGACTATCACCTGCTATGGTCCCACTTTCCAGAGGGTTCAGCTTGAAATTGGTTTCTAAATGCGGTCCTACAACCCCGGTGCAGCACGCTACACCGGTTTGGGCTGTTCCCTTTTCGCTCGCCACTACTCAGGGAATCACGTTTGTTTTCTTTTCCTCTCCCTACTTAGATGTTTCAGTTCAGGAGGTTGACTTTCCTTGCGGAATGATATACCTTCAGTATACCGGGTTGTCCCATTCGGAAATCTGCGGATCTAATGCTTGTGTGCAGCTCCCCGCAGCTTATCGCAGCTTACCACGTCCTTCTTCGTCTCTGAGAGCCAAGGCATCCACCATACGCCCTTAAGTGCTTTAAAAGAGTTATTATACTTATTACTCGTTTCTTACAACATTTATACTTGTTAGAATAACAATTATTTTCCCAATATGTCAAAGAGCTTTGTTTGATTGCCTGCCTCACGGCAAACAATAAACGAAGTTGATGTGTCGGTTACGAACCACTAGACCATTCACTTTTGAACGTCAACATCACAGTTTGAAAGAACTTTTTGTGGAGGATAACGGATTCGAACCGTTGACCCCTGCGTGCAAGGCAGGTGCTCTAGCCAGCTGAGCTAATCCCCCAGGAGTTGATGCCTTGAGGTGGTTGCCCCGAGCTTTTGTGCGCTCTCGCCCAGTCTCTCGCAGCTTGTGGTAGACCCGACCAGATTTGAACTGGTGACCCCTACATTATCAGTGTAGTGCTCTAACCAGGCTGAGCTACGGATCTGTAGTAGCCCCTTTTGATCGGGTAACTAATAAAGAAAATCTGTAAAGAACTCATCTGAAAATTGAAAGAATTTGAAAGCAACAACTAAAAAGAACCAAGCTTCTCTAAAAAGGAGGTATTCCAGCCGCACCTTCCGATACGGCTACCTTGTTACGACTTAGCCCCAGTCACCAGTTTTACCCTAGGCGGCTCCTTGCGGTTACCGACTTTAGGTACACCCGGCTTCCATGGCTTGACGGGCGGTGTGTGCAAGGTCCGGGAACGTATTCACCGTATCATTGCTGATATACGATTACTAGCGATTCCAGCTTCACGCAGTCGAGTTGCAGACTGCGATCCGAACTGAGAGGGAGTTTTTGGGATTAGCGCCTTGTTGCCAAGTGGCAGCCCTTTGTCTCCCCCATTGTAGCACGTGTGTAGCCCTGGGCATAAAGGCCATGATGACCTGACATCATCCCCTCCTTCCTCGCGTCTTACGACGGCAGTTTCATTAGAGTTCCCAGCTTTACCTGATGGCAACTAATGATGGGGGTTGCGCTCGTTGCGGGACTTAACCCAACACCTCACGGCACGAGCTGACGACGGCCATGCAGCACCTTACAATCTGTGTATTGCTACAAAATGAGCTTTCACCCACGGTCAGACTGCATTCTAGCCCAGGTAAGGTTCCTCGCGTATCATCGAATTAAACCACATGCTCCACCGCTTGTGCGGACCCCCGCCAATTCCTTTGAGTTTCAACCTTGCGGTCGTACTTCCCAGGTGGGATACTTAATGCTTTCGCTCAGACACCAACAGTGTATCGCTGATGTCGAGTATCCATAGTTTAGGGCGTGGACTACCAGGGTATCTAATCCTGTTTGCTCCCCACGCTTTCGTGCCTCAGTGTCAATGATCGTAAAGTAAGCTGCCTTCGCAATTGGTGTTCTATGTCATATCTAAGCATTTCACCGCTACATGACATATTCCGCTTACCTACACGATATTCAAGACCGATAGTATCAATGGCAGTTCCCAAGTTAAGCTCGGGGATTTCACCACTGACTTATCAGCCCACCTACGCACCCTTTAAACCCAGTGAATCCGGATAACGCTTGCACCCTCCGTATTACCGCGGCTGCTGGCACGGAGTTAGCCGGTGCTTATTCTTCTGGTACCGTCAGCTGACCAAGAAAAGCCAGGTTTCTTCCCAGAAAAAAGAAGTTTACAATCCAGAGGACCTTCATCCTCCACGCGGCATGGCTGGTTCAGACTTGCGTCCATTGACCAATATTCCTTACTGCTGCCTCCCGTAGGAGTCGGGCCCGTGTCTCAGTGCCCGTGTGACTGGTCGTGCTCTCACACCAGTTACTGATCGAAGGCTTGGTGGGCCGTTACCCCGCCAACTACCTAATCAGGCGCACGCCCATCTTTAAGCGCCGGAGCTATAATAATTAAGTGATGCCACTCAATTATATTACGTGGTATTAATCCAAGTTTCCCTGGGCTATCCCACACTTAAAGGAAGGTTGCGTACGTGTTCCGCACCCGTTTGCCGGTCGCCGCCCAGTATTGCTACCTGCGATGCCCCTCGACTTGCATGTATTAAGCCTGCCGCTAGCGTTCATCCTGAGCCAGGATCAAACTCTCCATTGTAAATGAGTTTTGATCACTTAGCTAAATTCTCTAAAGAAAATTCAACGTTGTGTTCGTTAATTAAATTACGCTTTTGTTACTTACCATAACTGTTACATTATGTGCTGCTGCTTCCAAACTTTCAAAGATCTTTCGGCCTTACTTTTCCTTTTCAAACCGCCACTCTTTCAAGCGGGGTGCAAAGGTAAGTGACCATCGTATACTTACCAAATATTTCCTTAGGTTTTTTTTCGATTCTCATCTCATTTTCACCTAAACAATATTTGAAAGAACTTGCTGTTTCTGAATGGGTTGCAAAGGTATGAGGCCAATCTCTCTTCTCCAAATCTTTCTCCAAATTTTTACCTCTTTTTTTCTTCGTTTCAACCACCGTATTCTCTAAGAACTAACTGTTTTTCCGACCTCTTTTCTCACTCTCTTTTTCTTCTTTTCTATCGGGGGTGCGAAGGTAGCAGAGTTTGTATTTCTCACCAAACTTTTTATTATCTTTTTGCTACTTTTTTTTCGCTCTGTCTGATTAGTAAAGGGGAAAGAACTGTTCACTTTTTGAAGCGGGGTGCGAAGGTAGAGCGTTTATCATTTACCACCAAAACTTTTCTCATTTTTCCGCTCTCTTTTTTTTCTTCTACCTTTTTCAACCATGCAAAGAACTCAATCACTTTTAAACGGCTTTCTCTCTTCTTCTCTCTTTCTCTATCCGTTTTTCTCAAGCGGGGTGCAAAGATAAGCGTGTTTTGTTTTCTACCAAATCTTTTCAAAACTATTTTCATACCATCATCTGAAACTCAATACTGTAGCAGGTTTCAAAGAAAATATTTTTTGTCGCTTATTCCAGTTTTCCAAAATATCCATCGGGATATTCCACCTTTACTAACAGTAACCCATGACCGGGAACGGAAAAATCAGCACCTGTACAATCCTTCGCTTCTATAACTCTTCTCAATTCATCCAGCGTTATCTTTCCCCTCCCCGCTTTCAACATCGTTCCTGTTAATCCCCTCACCATTCCACGCAGGAACCTGTTTGCCTTTACTCTATATACAAGTGTATCCTCCCTCCTTACCCACTCACTGTATTTGATACTGCAATTGAATGTCTTTACCTGTGTATTCCTCTTACTGAAACTGGTGAAATCTGTATACTCTTTTATTATACCCGCAGCCTGTTGCAATACATCTTCATTTACTGTATATGGAAAGAAATAAGCGCGGTCTGCAATAAAGGGATCTTTTGCGCGGTATACGGTGTATTCATATTCCCTGGCAATGGCATCAAAACGGCAATGGGCATTATAGGGCATTTGCCGGATGCTGTGAATGGCGATATCCCCGGGGAGGATCGCATTTAAATTATAGATCGCGCGGTCAGGCACATTGAACTCCGCATCAAACTGGAAGAAGTTCTGCCGGGCATGCACGCCGGAATCGGTGCGGGAGGATCCTGTCAGGGGCACATGCTGCCTGAAATACACAGCCAGCGCTTTTTCCACTTCACTCTGGATGGTGAGCACATCGTCCTGCACCTGGAATCCTGCATAGCGGGTTCCTTTATAACTTACTTCAATGAAGTATCGGGCCATTATAATAGAGATTATCTGTTCAAACCGGGTCAGTCTTTGATCCTGACAAGCGTTTTAAAGCGGGCAATGTACGTTTCTTCGGTCAATAATGAGATGAGAGAACGGAATTCACTGGTATCTGCAGTAAAAGGATAGCACTGCTCAAAGAACCTGTACTGCGCCTCATCATTCATGAACAACTCGGAAAGGGCCCTGATCTGGCGGGTATAGATGCATTTGGATTTGAAAAGCTTTTTGGTACTCGCGAGCTTGCTATCGAGCGTAGGCTCATCCAGGATCTTCACACGCAGTTTATCGATATCGTTGTCAGTGGCGAAATTGGAACAATCGGAATTGATCATCACCATCTTCTTTTTATCTGTTTCAGGTTCTGCAGCGGTCTCTTTCTTTACAGCAGTTGTGCCGGAGGCTGCCACAACAGTATTCGCCGGTGCAGGCGTTTCTGCCGTATTGGGTAGAACTTTTACTGAAGTATCAGGAGCGGGATTTGATTTCGTCTGCGCTACTTCGCCCGGCCTGGTAACGGTCTGCTCACCTGCGAGGCTCTTAATTGTATCAGGATCGGCATCGATGATCACGGAAATAGTATCAACGCGGCCGGCGGAGCTGTCTGTAAACACCATACTTCTCCCTTTGGGCAGGATATAGTCTTTCACCATCGTCACCGTTGGTTTGGGTGCAGTATACACGAGGATAGGACCGGCCTCAACGGCCACTGCCGAATCTTTCACGGCGGTGAGCCCATTTGCAGCCATGGTGGAATCTTTTGTCTCAACTGCAATAGCAATGGCTGAATCCGCTACCACTACTGCAGAATCGACCATCACCTCTCCGCTATTGACTGCCATAGCTCCCTTCAGGGTATCGGCAACAGAATGCTGAACCAGTGCGGAATCCACGGTGGCCCCGATAGCATTGGCAGCCATTGCGGTGCTGTCTGTCACCCCTGCAATAGCACTGTCTTTTATTATAGTTGTATTCGCCGGAGCGGGAGCAGCATTGGCAAATACTTCCTGTTTTCCGGGAAGATCTTTTACTGAAGCCACATAAAGCACGGCGGAATCGTTCACAACGGCGGCCATCAAACTGGTGAAAGCGTCATCTTTCTTCCTTTCTCCATACCAGTTTACTTCAACGGCCTGACCGGCACGGGTGGATAACCGTTCTCCATTATCCCAGTTCACCAGCGTCCAGTTCTGATCGCCGGCGGGCTTCAGGGTAAAGCCAAGATCTTTCCGGTTGAAAGTGACCAGGAAGTTCTGTTCGGGATATTTGTTGCGGGGAAATCCTACCGATACCTGGTATGTACTATCGCCCAGCCCATGCACTACCAGGTTGCCCGCAGCGCTGGAGCTCCAGGTTTTATTGGACATGCGCACATAAAAAGGCTGTTTGTCCTCCGTTTGGATACACAGGAAATAACGATCCTGGGCTGAGAGCTGCACAGCAGAGAACAGATAAATAATTATGGCTAAAACAGTTCGCATCATAATGCGGTATGGATTGCTGATAAGCAAATCTACTTATTTGCAATTACCTTGCCGCCACTTGTACAGTTTTTTAGTAATATTAAGAAAGGCAGACTCTATCTTTACGCCACTTAAATTTTCATCATGAAGAAATTCCTTATTGGAGTATTAGCCCTCGCTACCGCGCAACAGCTTGCTGCGCAGGACCACGAGGCAGAAGCTCAGGACACATCCTGGAAGAAGGAGTACCGTGGAAGCTATACGATCATCAATGACCTGGTCCATACCAAAGTGGACGCGAAATTCGACTACGACAAATCCTACATGTACGGAAAAGTATGGATCACGCTCAAACCGCATTTCTATCCCACCGATTCACTTACCCTGGACGCAAAGGGAATGGATATCCATAAAGTGGCCCTGGTGAAAGGCAGCTCCACCACTCCGCTCAAATTCGGGTACGATGGCTGGAACCTGACTATCAACCTGGACAAAACCTACAAAAACAACGAAACCTATACCATCTATATAGATTATACGGCCAAGCCCAATGAAGTGAAAGTGCAGGGCAGTGCAGCCATTACAGATGCGAAAGGTCTTTACTTCATCAATCCAAAAGGCGAGGAAAAAGATAAACCCACACAGATCTGGACCCAGGGCGAAACCGAAGCCACTTCTGTTTGGTGCCCCACCATCGACAAGCCAAACATGAAGACCACACAGGAAACCATCATGACGGTTCCTGCCAAATTTGTGACCCTCTCCAACGGTAAAATGATCAGCTCCAAAAAGAATGCTGATGGCACCCGTACAGACCACTGGAAAATGGACCTCCCCCATGCTCCCTATCTTTTCTTCATGGGCGTGGGCGATTATGCCGTGATCAAAGACAGCTGGAAAGGGAAAGAAGTGAACTACTATGTGGAACATGAATTTGCTCCCGTTGCCAAAAAGATCTTCGGCAATACTCCGGAGATGATGACCTTCTTCTCAAAGATCACCGGCCTGGATTATCCCTGGGTAAAATATTCGCAGATGACTGCGCGCGACTATGTGAGCGGTGCCATGGAAAACACCACGGCAACCCTTCACCAGGAAAGCGCACAGCAGGATGCACGCGAACTGATCGATGGCAATGGCTGGGAAAGCACCATCGCACACGAGCTGTTCCACCACTGGTTTGGTGATTATGTTACCGCCGAAAGCTGGAGCAACCTCACCGTGAACGAATCTTTCGCCAACTACAGCGAAACACTGTGGGACGAATACAAATATGGAAAAGATGCCGGCGATGCCCAGAACTACAATGATATGGCGGGTTACCTGCAAAGCGGAAGCGAGAAGAAAGATCTCGTTCGTTTCCACTACCCCGACAAAGAATCCATGTTCGATGCCGTTAGTTACAACAAAGGCGGCCGCATCCTGCATATGCTTCGCAATTATGTAGGGAACGATGCATTCAACAAAGCCCTCAATGTATACCTCACAGAAAACAAATTCCAGGCTGCTGAAGCGCATAACCTTCGTCTGGCATTCGAAAAAGTGACTGGTCAGGACCTCAACTGGTTCTTTAACCAATGGTATTTCGGCGATGGCCATCCTTTGCTGGATATCGATTACCTGTACAACGAGAATGCAAAGACCGTTCAGGTGATCATCAAACAAACACAGAAAACAGGAAAAGTATTCATCCTGCCGATCGCTATCGATGTTTATAATGGCGCTAAAAAAACACGCCACAATGTTTGGGTGAAAAATGCAGTGGACACTTTCACATTCTCCTACACCAGCAGACCTGAACTGGTGAATGTGGATGGCGACAAGATCCTGCTGGCCATCAAGAAAGACAACAAGACGCTGGATAATTATATACACCAGTACAAATATGCCGGGCTGTACCTGGACCGTCGTGAAGCCATTGAGTTTGCACAAAAGAACCAGGACAATTCCAAAGCACAGGAATTACTGAAACTGGCTTTGAAAGATAAGTACCACGGACTGCGCATACTCACGGCCACCAGACTGGATTTCAAGAACAGCGCGCTCAAATCCGCTGTTGAACCGATCCTGGCCGACCTGGCAAAGACAGATCCCAAATCAACCGTTCGCGCAGCTGCCATCTCAGCGCTCGTCAACTATGATAACGCAGCTTACAATGCTATCTACGCGAAAGGCATTACCGATTCTTCTTACAGCGTAGCAGGTGCATCACTGGAAAACCTGTCGAAGAAAGATAAGGCCGCTGCCCTCGCTGCTGCGAAGAAGATCGCCTCCGGCGGAAAGCTGAAAGGCGCCATGACTGAATCTGTACTGAAAGTACTGGCCCAGTCCGGCGACGAAAGTTCCTTTGAACTGGTAGCAAATACTTTCGATGAAATGCCTTTGTCCAATGCCAAGTTCAACCTCCTGCCTCCTTTTGCCGAGTACCTCGGTAATGTGAGCAATACTGCCAACTTCAAAAAAGGCATTGATGCCATTATCAAATTCAGGGAAGTGCTGAAGCCTTACGGTTATGAGCAAGTGGTGAACAATTTCCTGATGAATGCCACTCTGAAGAAGAAAGAAGCTGCCCTGGCAGCTGCCTCCGATAAGAAAGCGCTGCAGGAGCAGATCGATTACCTGAAAACACAGGTTCAGGGAGAAAAGAAAGGATTCTAATCTTTTTAATACTCATTATAAAAGCCTGGCTGACAGACCGTTAGCCGGGCTTTTTTATTTTTGGATGATTTAATCAAATGATTACCAAGCAATTGGAAGCGCCGGATGGTACCTTAGTTGCTGCTGAATGGGGGATTAGTTGCTGCTGAGTGGTACTCAGAGGTATGCGGGGGTGTAGTCTGAGACTAGTATGGGAGTAGTCTGAAAGTAGTACGAAAGTAGTATGATAGTAGTGAAATACTGGCTTTTTAAACGGGGAGAGTACTGAGATAGTACTGAGACAGTAGTATGAAGGTAGTGAAAGGGGCTCTTCGAATTTACCAATCACCACTTGATCCGCCTCCGCCGCTATCGCCGCCGGAATCACCTCCGCTGCTGCCACCATCGAAACCTCCGAAGTCGGAACTTCCTGAACTGTAATCATTGCTGCTGCCAGTGTTCCAGCTGCCGGCATTGTTATCGTTATTATCGGTTTTGTTGGAATTACTGAACCATTGATGGAGTAACCAGCCGGCAAATAATCCTCCAAAGAGGGAAGTTCCTGCTGACCGGGTGTTATCATATGAGCGATAACCACCACCGGAGTAAACCCCTCCGCTGTTCCTGTTTTTCATTATTGCAGAAAAGATAGCGATACCAAAGATCAATATTATAAACACAATGGCTACACGAAAACCGGAACCCAAACCGGAATTGGTTTCGCCCACATGAGTATTCTGAGTTGCGTAGTCGTAGGATGTGGGCGTTGGCACACTACCCTGTAAACTTTCGGTTGCACTTGCGTGCTGTACTGTGTCTGGAAAGGATCTTATCGCTAATTCCATCAATGAGTTGGTGGCTTTATCCAGTCCTTCAAAATATCTGGATCCTTTGAAAGATGGGCCGATATCTTCTTTGATGATGCGTGCGGCTTCTTCATTGGTAACAACTGATTCCAGGCCGTATCCCACTTCGATCCTGATCTTCCTGTCTTTAATGGCAGCGAGTATCAGCAGTCCATTATTCTCATACTTTTGTCCGATTCCCCAGTTATTGAAAAGCTTGTTGGCAGTTTCTTCCAGGTTGCGGCCATTGAGGGAAGGGATCAATACCACTGCGATCTGGGTGGATGTTCTGTTATCGAAATCCACCAGTTTCTTTTCCAGTTTTTGTCTTTCTGCT
This portion of the Pseudobacter ginsenosidimutans genome encodes:
- the truA gene encoding tRNA pseudouridine(38-40) synthase TruA, whose protein sequence is MARYFIEVSYKGTRYAGFQVQDDVLTIQSEVEKALAVYFRQHVPLTGSSRTDSGVHARQNFFQFDAEFNVPDRAIYNLNAILPGDIAIHSIRQMPYNAHCRFDAIAREYEYTVYRAKDPFIADRAYFFPYTVNEDVLQQAAGIIKEYTDFTSFSKRNTQVKTFNCSIKYSEWVRREDTLVYRVKANRFLRGMVRGLTGTMLKAGRGKITLDELRRVIEAKDCTGADFSVPGHGLLLVKVEYPDGYFGKLE
- a CDS encoding M1 family metallopeptidase — protein: MKKFLIGVLALATAQQLAAQDHEAEAQDTSWKKEYRGSYTIINDLVHTKVDAKFDYDKSYMYGKVWITLKPHFYPTDSLTLDAKGMDIHKVALVKGSSTTPLKFGYDGWNLTINLDKTYKNNETYTIYIDYTAKPNEVKVQGSAAITDAKGLYFINPKGEEKDKPTQIWTQGETEATSVWCPTIDKPNMKTTQETIMTVPAKFVTLSNGKMISSKKNADGTRTDHWKMDLPHAPYLFFMGVGDYAVIKDSWKGKEVNYYVEHEFAPVAKKIFGNTPEMMTFFSKITGLDYPWVKYSQMTARDYVSGAMENTTATLHQESAQQDARELIDGNGWESTIAHELFHHWFGDYVTAESWSNLTVNESFANYSETLWDEYKYGKDAGDAQNYNDMAGYLQSGSEKKDLVRFHYPDKESMFDAVSYNKGGRILHMLRNYVGNDAFNKALNVYLTENKFQAAEAHNLRLAFEKVTGQDLNWFFNQWYFGDGHPLLDIDYLYNENAKTVQVIIKQTQKTGKVFILPIAIDVYNGAKKTRHNVWVKNAVDTFTFSYTSRPELVNVDGDKILLAIKKDNKTLDNYIHQYKYAGLYLDRREAIEFAQKNQDNSKAQELLKLALKDKYHGLRILTATRLDFKNSALKSAVEPILADLAKTDPKSTVRAAAISALVNYDNAAYNAIYAKGITDSSYSVAGASLENLSKKDKAAALAAAKKIASGGKLKGAMTESVLKVLAQSGDESSFELVANTFDEMPLSNAKFNLLPPFAEYLGNVSNTANFKKGIDAIIKFREVLKPYGYEQVVNNFLMNATLKKKEAALAAASDKKALQEQIDYLKTQVQGEKKGF
- a CDS encoding TPM domain-containing protein — protein: MKRLFTIIAVLFCSLHAFAQDLDSIIENRPRQLVNDHVHALSKAERQKLEKKLVDFDNRTSTQIAVVLIPSLNGRNLEETANKLFNNWGIGQKYENNGLLILAAIKDRKIRIEVGYGLESVVTNEEAARIIKEDIGPSFKGSRYFEGLDKATNSLMELAIRSFPDTVQHASATESLQGSVPTPTSYDYATQNTHVGETNSGLGSGFRVAIVFIILIFGIAIFSAIMKNRNSGGVYSGGGYRSYDNTRSAGTSLFGGLFAGWLLHQWFSNSNKTDNNDNNAGSWNTGSSNDYSSGSSDFGGFDGGSSGGDSGGDSGGGGSSGDW